From the genome of Clavelina lepadiformis chromosome 2, kaClaLepa1.1, whole genome shotgun sequence:
AATGTTTTATCTGTATTTTCATGCATCTTCTTACCATTTGGTTTACCTATAAAATAtatgactttatttttgatgtaaTCAGTTCGCCAAAGCATGCGGTGTAGAGACATATCCGTTAAAGGCACATGAGATTAATGATCTTCATCCACTTCTTAATGTCAACGATGTTTATGGAGCAGTTTATTCCCCTGGAGATGGCACCATGGATCCAGCTACTTATTGTATGGCATATTTGAAAGTCGCTCAAAAACATGGAGCCAAGGTTTGCagaaaaatgaataaacaagtAGTTTAATCTTCTCATGTGTTTAACTAACCCCTgtcaaaaacaaacagaatGTGATTTAGAAAGTAAATGACTTTatagcaaaattcttttcatgTTCTCAGGTTTTTGAAAACTGTGCTGTAGTAAACATAACAACAGCTGAAAATGATTTAGGTCAGAAAAAGGTTGTGAATGTTGTTACAGACCAGGGTACAATCAAAACCGACAGAGTTGTCAATTGTGCTGGAGCTTGGTCGCCATATATAGGACAGGTAAACTCTttcatactttttttatttctacctTCATGTAAATGTGTTAGTATCAAATGTAGTGTTGTGTGTCAACtattgtttaaatgtttgcCATAATCAGCAGTGCTAAAATATCTTGAAACTATGCATTTTTTGCTGCAGATGATTGGTGTGAGAATACCTCAGCTTACTTTTAAGCATGCTTATGTTGTCACAAAAAGCATTCCAGGAATTCGAAATACTCCGATTGTCAAAGATCATGGAAGTGTGTACATTCGGCCACAAGGAGAGGCTCTTCTGTTTGGAGGATACGAAGCAAATGCGCATCTTGTAGAAAGTGTCagtcttttttgtttaaaatacttAGATGTTAATagtgaatatttttataatttatttttgattatcTTTCTGGTTTTTACTCCATATTGAATTTTATAAGTCAGTTCCATTAAATGAATCTATGAACTTCTTCCAGCTGCCTAAAGACTTCGCATTTGGATTATATGACTTAGACTGGGACATTTTTGACCAGCACACAGAAGCAGCGATGAACAGAATACCAGCAATTGCTGATGTTGGGATTCGTTCAACTGTTTGTGGACCAGGTTGCTTTTTTGCAAACCTTGGTTATAGAATTGTGTTAAAGCTTCaaacaactttcaaaattCAAGCACATTTACATTATTGCACTATGACAAAAGAACATCTCACATTATGTAGCATTTGTTTACCATTTTTGCAGAATCATTTACTGTTGATGGCAAACCCAACATGGGAGAATCTGTTGAAGTTCGAGGTTTTTTCATTGGAAGTGGATTTAACAGCGGTGGAATGATGCTTGGTGGTGGAGCTGGCAGACAACTAGCTCACTGGGTCTATCATGGAAGACCTGAGCTTGATTTAATAAATTGTGATATCAGGTTTGGTCAAAAGAACTTCTAATAAAATGGTCACCCTTGCTACAAAAAATGAGCTAAACTTGGTGCTTTTGTACCACCAagaactctttattttaatgatgaaacttttgcactccattttttgttgtactttATCTTAGGCGTTATCCTGTTCAATTTACCAACCACAATAAATGGCTATTGGAAAAATGCCATGAAAATTTTGCCAAACGTTACAGTGTGGCCTACAAGTATGATCACAGCCTTGGAGGAAGAAATCAAAGGAAGGGAACGCTACATGaggttttttatttaattttacgCATCAGAACGCCCACCTGTTAAAACCTACCTTtacatttcataatttttttgttatggttcttaaaagttgtttgtttgtatagaaatgatcgtttttattgtgtttatcTCTTAAGATTCATGCCAGCCAAGGCGCTCTCTTTGGGTGTAAAGCAGGATGTGAACGCCCTGCATACTATGTTACAAATGATAAAGGGATAGCCCAAGCTAGATTGAATGTTCTCGAGTATGATTTTTATGGTAATTACGGATACCAGCGGCACAACCTTTACGAATACCATGAGCAAGTTCTCAAGGATTGCACGTATGAATTTCCTGAAGAGAGTCATCGCCTTGTAAGTATTTAGCCTTAATTAGATAAATTTCTTACTTGATTGAAAGTCAGCTTTAAGTAACATCTTTTCAGATAGGACAGGAATGTTTAACATGCCGAACATCTGCTGTTTTATTTGACTCGTCTCACATGGCAAAATATTGCTTGACTGGACCTGATGCTGAAAAAGCTATTACGAGATTGCTGTCACGTGACATGACAAGATACCCTGATGGTCGATTTGTTTATGCGTTGATGTTGAACAAAGCTGGAGGAATTGAAAGTGACGTGGTGTGTACTCGTATCCGGAACAACAATGGAGGTACACCAGTAAATTACATTACGATTATGTTGAGTTCGTCTGAAAACAGTTTGCATAGTGATagtattttaaacaattttctagcaaaataagtaaaatataaattccAATTCCATTTTTACTCATATCATATAGTCAATAATATAATGCCACACTATAGTTAATGACTCAGTAAAGTTCATTTTGCAAGAGCCCGGTTATTACATTACTGGAGCATCATCCGCATATCAATTCATCGATAGTCATATGCAACAACTAATATATGATGAATCACTGCGTTGCAACGTTGAAAATTTCACTGAACAGCGAGCAATCCTCAGCTTGCAAGGTCCTAAAAGGTCAGGTTTTTTCATTACATTTCATACAGTATTCTAGATGTCCATTCAGGATATAACATATAACTAAATGGTCAAAGCAGAGAAAGTGATAGTTACCACACAGTATGTTGCAGTCTACTATTGCTTTGTCAGTTGGGCTATAAAAATAAGTCACGTTATCATTTCATGACTCCTTCAGTGCTAGTCTGCTACAGCCGCTGATCGATACATTTTCACTGGATGATTTAAAGTATGGAGATTGGAAAGGAGCATCTGTGGCAGGAAAACCGGTAATAGTTGCAAGGTCAGTATGCTTTTTATCTAGCTCATGCTCTGTAATACCTTATACATGACATTTTCATGCAAAACAATAACTTCAAAAAAGTATGTTGAAAACGCAATATtcctttaaaaatatattgcagCAAGCTTCTGGTTGAACTTTTTCCCAAAAGGGTAATCTGTCCACGCTTATTTTTTACATCTGTACACTCCTTTAATATCACATATTTCCGTTAGGTTGTCGTTTGTCGGAGAACTTGGCTTTGAATGTCACTGTGACAGCAAGCATACCAAGGTTGTGTATGAAGCCATCATGCAAGATGCTGACAAACACGAAGTCCGTCCAGCTGGTTACAGAGCATTGGATTCGCTTAGCACTGAAATTGGTACCCCAATGCTGAATTTGTTGTCAGGCGTATATAAGCAAGCTCATGTGGGGTTAGTCATCTGGTAGCAGGCTGGATTGACAACCCTGAAACTTTGCTTTGTGTCAGGTTTTCATCATTGGCCCCACACCATAAGCAGGGGTGATAACCCAGTCCAGGCGAGGCTCACAAAACTCTGTGATCAATCACGTGCGTACCTTGGCAGCGaagaaatttataaattacGCGAACAGCCACTGAGC
Proteins encoded in this window:
- the LOC143445197 gene encoding sarcosine dehydrogenase, mitochondrial-like is translated as MRMFVQSSYLPRILQNKLNRFTVVARNYSSFDKADDVTSDVPYESSIHKNNKSFTLSKALPSEADVVVIGAGSVGCSTAYHLSKLYGSKVVLLEKDKITSGTTWHTAGILWSYRTSKDETMMQLQTRELISEILPKETGEDAGWLKTGTIGTTKTAESFKDVMQNAIFAKACGVETYPLKAHEINDLHPLLNVNDVYGAVYSPGDGTMDPATYCMAYLKVAQKHGAKVFENCAVVNITTAENDLGQKKVVNVVTDQGTIKTDRVVNCAGAWSPYIGQMIGVRIPQLTFKHAYVVTKSIPGIRNTPIVKDHGSVYIRPQGEALLFGGYEANAHLVESLPKDFAFGLYDLDWDIFDQHTEAAMNRIPAIADVGIRSTVCGPESFTVDGKPNMGESVEVRGFFIGSGFNSGGMMLGGGAGRQLAHWVYHGRPELDLINCDIRRYPVQFTNHNKWLLEKCHENFAKRYSVAYKYDHSLGGRNQRKGTLHEIHASQGALFGCKAGCERPAYYVTNDKGIAQARLNVLEYDFYGNYGYQRHNLYEYHEQVLKDCTYEFPEESHRLIGQECLTCRTSAVLFDSSHMAKYCLTGPDAEKAITRLLSRDMTRYPDGRFVYALMLNKAGGIESDVVCTRIRNNNGEPGYYITGASSAYQFIDSHMQQLIYDESLRCNVENFTEQRAILSLQGPKSASLLQPLIDTFSLDDLKYGDWKGASVAGKPVIVARLSFVGELGFECHCDSKHTKVVYEAIMQDADKHEVRPAGYRALDSLSTEIGFHHWPHTISRGDNPVQARLTKLCDQSRAYLGSEEIYKLREQPLSKKLACFTVDTDVPLYGHEIIWRNDEIVGYLSTADYAYALGCNIGFGYVKLPSISDQLILEGNYKIERMGECYPTKAHISSPFDPSFKRMTGKYSAWEQNMLLSALQNM